Genomic DNA from Hymenobacter jejuensis:
TGAGGTAGATCGCCAAGGCCACGCCAATAAAAAACTCAGTGAATCGCCCGAAAAATGTCCAGCTGAATAGAAAAGTGTAGTCAGCAAACAGCCCTAACGGCTTACCGTGGAAAAGCTGTGTAAGGAGTAGCCCTAAACTCAACACTACTCCACCACTGGCCAAAAATACAAGATATTGATGGCTACGAAATTTTGTCAGAAAAAAGAATAATATGGGTGCCGATAAGTAAAAACACTCCTCAACTGTGAGAGACCAAGCCTGTCCTAGTCCTGAGCCCCACAGTGTTGCAGAAAAACCTTTAAGCAGCGTAATGTTTGCTAAGTACTTCATCCAGATGGGCACTTCCGGGGCCGCACCATCTAATGGGAAACGTAGAAGATAGATAAAAGGGATAAATGTAAGCAAGAAATAAATTGGGTAAATACGTGCAAACCGATTAAGCAAGTATTGTTTAAAATATTTCCACGTTAATTCGCTCGTGTCTATATACCGTGAAGCAATGAGAAAACCGCTGAGCGTAAAGAAGAAAGTAACACCGACATGAAAATACCCGAAAAAATCACGCCAATAGGGGTCGCTTGTAAAGAGAGGATAAGGGCTAAAATGACATAAGAAAACCATAAAAGCAGCTATAGCTCGCACGCCAGTAAGTGGCTTAAAATATTGCTTAGGGATTGCCGTCATAAAAAAAATTTGTTAAAGTAGTAGGTATTAAAGATCACACGTAAATCCGTTTCAACTAGCCAAGAATTACAGCCTACAACTTTTAGACTTTAAGCTATTAGATTGAGCTTTAGAATTATATATTTCTTTTCAAGACCACAGAAATGTATTTTTTAAATGCGCAAGTTTCATTTAAATAAACATTAACAGAGAAACTGGGGAATAATGTTCATTTTAAGTGCGCAAAATGCCGTACATATTTTTGACCTATCGCTGAACTCCTCAAAAGAAAACCCGCTGCAAATAAAGATTTGCAGCGGGTTTTCTTTTGTGTGCAGAGAGGATGGGATTCGAACCCACGATGAGCTTTTGGCCCATACACACTTTCCAGGCGTGCTCCTTCGACCACTCGGACACCTCTCTGGGTCAGGAATCGGGCGCAAAGTAACGTTCCTTTTCCCAGATTCGCAACCTTCGTTACAGCACGCTGATCTCGCCGCGCAGGTCGCTGGTCAAGAGCCGAGCCGTTTCGGCGGCGCTGCGGCCCAGGCCCAGTACAAACATCAACTTCGTAATTGCAGCTTCCGTGGTGATGTCGTCGCCGCCCAATACGCCTCGCGCGAGCAAAGAAGCGCTGGTTTCGTAGCGGCCCTGCTCTACGCGGCCTTCCTCGCACTGGCTCACGTTGAGGATGTGCACGCCCCGGTTGTGTGCCACTTCCAGGCACCGCAAAAACCACGGCTGCGTAGGTGCGTTGCCCGAGCCGTAGGTTTCGAGGATGCAGCCGCGCAAACCTTTTACGCCCAAAATCGAGTTTACCACGGCCTCGGTGATGCCGGGAAACAGCTTCAGGATGGTCACGTGGTCGTCGAGG
This window encodes:
- a CDS encoding acyltransferase family protein — encoded protein: MTAIPKQYFKPLTGVRAIAAFMVFLCHFSPYPLFTSDPYWRDFFGYFHVGVTFFFTLSGFLIASRYIDTSELTWKYFKQYLLNRFARIYPIYFLLTFIPFIYLLRFPLDGAAPEVPIWMKYLANITLLKGFSATLWGSGLGQAWSLTVEECFYLSAPILFFFLTKFRSHQYLVFLASGGVVLSLGLLLTQLFHGKPLGLFADYTFLFSWTFFGRFTEFFIGVALAIYLKRHPVPHFKNDGRLTYVSVLFIFLIIALLAALKHYVSLDRETITAVLINNVVLPVFIACFYYGLIAEKTRMAALLATSTADLLGKSSYAFYLIHAGVLSSEISIRLHMAPLAHYFVHLGLLITISIALYRYVEEPLNQFIRHRFLPATVKHSHGHPIAALSTPHPTSASATPTR